The following DNA comes from Hordeum vulgare subsp. vulgare chromosome 3H, MorexV3_pseudomolecules_assembly, whole genome shotgun sequence.
gcaaatatcacggtgggtaaacaaaatactgtcgagcaattgatagaaccgcgcaaagtcatgacgatatctaaggcaatgatcatacatataggcatcatgtccgagacaagtagaccgatactttctgcatctactactattactccacacatcgaccgctatccagcatgcatctagtgtattgagttcatgacgaacagagtaacgccttaagcaagatgacatgatgtagagggataatctcaaaccaatgatgaaaaccccatctttttactcttgatggcaacaacacgatgcgtgcctcgctaccctttctgtcactgggtgaggtcaccgcacagtatgaacccaaaaccaagcacttctcccattgcaataatcatagatctagttggccaaacaaaacccacaacttaaagagaattagaaggatatgaaatcatgcataagagagatcagaaaaaactcaaataagattcatagataatctgaccataaatccacaattcatcggatctcaacaaacacaccacaaaagaagattacatcggatagatctccatgaagatcatggagaactttgtattgaagatccaagagagagaataagccatctagttactagctatggacccgtaggtcgatggttaactactcacgcatcatcggagaggtcatggtgttgatgaagaagccttccgtatccgaatcccccctccggcagggcaccagaacgtgccctagatgggatcttgcggagacagatgcttgcggcggcggaaaagtattttcgatgatctcctgatttttttgggatttttagagaatatataggcgcaacccctagggccaagggtgtccagggggcccacaagcctgagggccgcggcctccccctggccgcggggtgggggcttgtggggcccgtgggccCCCCTTCCTTGCCTCTCAATTCTGCtgttcttcttccgttacggaaaaaatcttttcggggattttattccgtttggactccgtttcaaaatctcctcttaaaggggttaaaaacatggaataaataggaactgacacttggcactgagttaataggttagtcccaaaaaatatataaaaggcatgcaaaacatccaaagtttgataagataatagcatgaaaccatcaaaaaatatagatacgttggagacgtatcacataacaATAAAGAGGAGAGAGTGCGCTTTGGGCACCGAAATAGCATGGATTTGCatttaattaatttaaataaATAATTCCTACCAAAATCTTGCGTACCATTGCATCAGTTATGTGTCTTGTATTTATAAGCATTTATCTTGCGGAATCGTTTCTGTTATTTGGGATAATCGTACACAGTTCATCCGAGTGATATGTATGATGTATATCACACACAGCTTGATTTGAGCAAACATTTGATTATTTTGACACCTCGCAAACAGTTCATCCGAGAAACGTGTTTGTCGTATATCCCACACATCTTGATCTGGGTGATCATTTGTGTTATTTTATATTACCACAAACAGTTTATCCGGGTGAACTGTATGTCGTACATCCCAGATATTTGTATTATGTTAatcgtttgtgttattttatCTCATTGCAAATAGTTTATTTGGGTGAACTGTATGTTGTATGTCGCACACACTTGTATTATGCTAACCGCTTGTGTTATTTTGGATCATTGCAAACAGTTTATCTGGGTGAGCTATATGCCGTAGATTGCACACACTTGTATTATGCTAaccgtttgtgttattttatgtCATCGCAAATAGTTTATCCGGTTAAATTGTATGACGTACATCGCACCAACTTGTATTAAGTTAACTGTATGCGTTATTTTGTCCCATCACAAACAATTTGTGTGGGTCAACTGTGTGCCGTCGATCACACACATAACTATTTTCTAAATCGTATTTGATGGATCTGTCACTGCATACAGTTCGCGTTATTGGAGACAAACCTTGAACTATACCGTTTGTGAGTCATGCATCACACATATTTTCGTTGAAGGGTCTCTGATTAATGTGTCGCGTTAGCAGCATCTTGTAGTACTGATGAACTCTATTACGAACTCTTGTGCTGTAAATTATGGTGCGATGTGCTAGTTTTTGAAACCGTGTTGGATTCCAGCAATGTATACATGATTTGTTCTATCTTGGTGCGTGTTGTCCTGTAAATTCCATTTACGGGGGCTCTTATGTtaaaaatatgtcctagaggcaataataaatcagttattattatatttccttgttcatgataatcgttattatccatgctagaattgtattgattggaaactcaaatacatgtatgggTACATAggaaacacactgtccctagtgagcctctaaggactagctcattgatcaaagatggtcaatgtttcctggccatagacatgagttgtcatttgatagctggatcacatcattaggagacaagacccaaactatgaacgtagcatatgatcgtatcagtttatcgctactgtttttttcatgtcaagtatatgtttctatgaccatgagatcatgcaactctcgggcaccggaggaatgccttgtgtgtatcaaacgtcacaatgtaattgggtgactataaaggcgctCTACAAGTATCGCCgaaggtatctgttgggttggtgtgaatcgagaatggatttttcactccgtacgacggagaggtatctttagggcccactcggtaatacaacatcacaatgagctttcaagcaatgtgactaaagaattagtcatgagatttttgtatcacggaatgagtaaagagacttgatggtaacgagactgaactaggtatagagataccgatgatcgaatctcgggcaagtaacataccgatggacaaagggaatagtttacgggattaactcaatccttgacatagaggttcgaccgataaagatcttcgtagaatatgtaggaaccaatatgggcatccagttcccgctattggttattgaccggagactgtctcggtcatgtctgcatagttcttgaacctgcagggtctgcacacttaaggtttagtgacgtttcagtatagttgagttatgtatgttggtgaacgaaggttgttcggagtgacggatgagatcccgacgtcacgaggagttccagaacggtccaaagacgaagattgatatataggaagagagTATTTGGGCTCCAGAAAAGTTTTGTGCATTTCCGGTAGTgttctgggagtgacgaatgggttctgggggttcatcgggaggggccaaccACTCCGGGGGGCACATAGGCATAAGAGGTGGTGTACCAGCCCCTAGTAGGTTGGGCGGCCAGCCTCGTGGTCCTATGCAGCCGAAATAGTGAAGAAGGGGAGGAGTTTGACTatgaggaagagtcctcctagcgcctccaccaaacccacttggaggaggactcctcctcttcttgggcacGACCGACCAACCCTAGGGGAAACACTatggcgccaccccttcccctccctcatatatatagtggaggggagagagggcaaTGGCACGAAATCCAAGGCGCAGCCCCCTCTACTTCCCTCTAgttcgttcttcctctagattaggttcGGTAGTGCACGACGTAGCTGTGCAGGATCATCTCCACCACTACTGCCGCCACACCGTtaggctgtcggagaactcagctacctctctgccccctcttgctgaatcaagaaggtggagatcgtcatcgagctatacgtgtgttgaacacggaggtgtcgtccgttcggcactagatcgggatggatcgtcatgggatcgtgggacggatcgtgatgagatcacgggatgaACTacaatttggatcgcaaagatgttcgactacatcaactgcgttatatacgctttcgcttagcgatctacaagggtatgtagatgcactcccccctctcatagatgttagtcttcatagattgatcttggtgagcgtaggaatttttttgtttcccatgcgacattccccaatagCTTAAACAATTTTGATGACTTGGCCGGTTGTGgaatctgctagagatgctcttactagGCCTCGTTCCAACATTTGGTAAACCAACCGGAATAAAACCCACTCGCCCCGATTAGCGAATATTCAGCTGAGATCTATCGTTGCTCTTCTCATGTGCGGCGCTCGAGCTCCTCCTTCCTCAAACTCAGGTGAGTTGTGGGCCCTCTTCCTCCCTCACTCTCTGGTGCTTCACCGACCCTTTCCCTACCTTCAAATCGTGCGTGCTGCATGCCCTCTCCCTCGCTCCATCTCTTGCATCGTCGGACCTCTCCCTTGTTCCACATCTTGCACCACCAAACCTCTTCGTCGATCCATATCTTGTCTCGTCGACTTACTTTTTTGCTGCCTCTCCTGCATTGTTGGCATGTGTGCCACCAACCCTCTCTTCCTTCGATCTGCATGGACGGCTAATTCATCTCACCCTCTCTCGATCTTCAGGATACAAGGGGAAGAAGGCACGGTCTATGTGCAATATCACGCGGCGGCAGAGCAAAGCAAACCCTCCTCTCCTGAAAGTACGATTCCCTCTTCCTCTCCCCTTGTATATGCTATTGTCAAGTAGACCAATAGATGTTAATGCTAGGACGGATTTTAAAATATTAGGACGTGTTTGGTTACCTGCGTTGTTTTCGGCACTTTGCATACTTGTCTCAGTTGGTCCTGATTGAACATATGCAGGCAAAACCCAACATTTTCATGTTGATTGGTTGCCTGCATCCCCTCTAGACTGCATGTGCCTAAACGGAAGGCATGTTGTTTGGTTGTGGCATGGTTTGAGGTGAAACACACGTCCGGTTGTTTGGTTACATCCAGGACATCAGTACGGTAACCTCCTCCTCATGCGGTGAGTTTACCAAAGGcaaaaaaatagagaaaccagAACAAACTTAAGCACACATCAAAAATTAACCAGACATAAAATTTAAACATAGTACAATTAGTTTTAAACGATACCGCATTACATAATAGTCTTAAACGAACAACACACAACACATAACTAGGAACTAGGGGTCATTTATGCGGTCACGGCGAAGGCCTCATCGTGCTTCTTGCACTTGGTGACCACCTCCATGCCATCATCGTTGAAGACGATCACCTTCGTGGTGTTCGGGGTGAGCAACTTGAAAGTCAACATGTACCTGATCTTGACATGGTGAACGGCGGTGAAGGTGGCCCAACCCTGATCGAGGGTGACCCTGCCGTCAACCACCTTCACCGTGGCCCTCCATTAGCAGTCGATGTTCATCTTTAGACTGAACTCTATAGGCACGACTAGGAAGTGCTTTGTGAAGTCCAGAGGCAAAGGTAGAGCCTCCACCTTCGGATCAAGGATCACCTTGCAAAAGTGGGTTGGTCCTGCCTTCTCATGGTAGTGCCCATAGTTCCTTCGCTTGGCCTTAGGGGTGATACTGCACCGCGCATGTCCACCAATGGCAGCACcacctccttgtccttctccaaTGGTGGAACCACCTCCTTGCACTTGTCCATCTGCATTATCAACAACACGCAGTTCAAAGGTGAGCATTCATTCCTATCGACCTAATGCTCCTATATTTACCCACACTTCTTATCCGGCACCGCACTTGAAcactctctcattttcaccccctctcttctTCAACCTCTTTGTTTCACCACCTCTCCCTCACCATGAACTCCAACTCCAACCCAACCCTTTCCCATCAGCATGGGATGGGGGACATTCTTCCTCGGGTGCTCGATCGGTGACTGCGCGAAGTTTAAGGACACAATGGAAGTGTGCTCGAACTTCAAGAGCATGGTTGAAGTGCACAAAAGGCCAACATTGTGGTGAAGAAGGCGACAACGAAGGAGTTGAGGATGATGATTCCTAACCCATCGAAGGGTGCTATGTCAGTCGACATCCTTCGTTGGGCCGTGAACCAGGCCAACTCCAGTGACGCTtgacagagggccaagtgggacaaGTACATGGAGTACAAGCATCCCAATGACCATAGTGTTGCGGTGTACTGGACGACAAGGACTATGGTGGATCCAGCAGAGGAAGACGACGAGGTGCAAATGAAGGCCAGGGCGCAGGCGGAGGAAGATGATGAGGTGCAGATGGTGTCCATGGCGTCGACGATAGGCGATCGTGCAAGTCCCATCGTTCTTGATGGTGACACTGAGGAAGAAGGCGACgacgaagaataaaagaagaagcctGCGCCCCACTGTCGTTGGACGTGACTCGAGGATCCGCGGCTAGAGAAATAGGTAGTATCGCAATCCCCATCTCAGATGTAATTGACCGATTAGCCAAGAACTAGAGATGAGGGCGGTGTTGAATCTAATCCCCCACTCTCGATGTGTAGTGATTTCGGGATTCAGCtaccttagagcaactccaatgggacgacccatttcgtccgctgGCGTACGTTTGGGTCGGCATGGACACAAAATTCGGCCCAACGCGCGTGTGTCCGCTTTTCGTCCGCGGGCGACCCATTCCCGGCCCATTTTTGAGCCGGATTTGCATCGAAACGGACACAAGACGGACGCACGCGTGCTCGCCTTATCCTTCCCCGAGCCCACTGGTCGGTGGCACATTGGCCTCCCCCCATCGAACAAAAACCCTCGCCCCCTTCATCGCCGATGTCGCCGCCCATTTTACGGTGACTCTGCGAGCTGCCGGCGCCGCAACATCCGCTCAGCAACGCTCTTGCCGCCGGGGAACCGACTGCTACCCACCCCACCCCCTGACACAACCGTAACCGTGACCAAGAAGCCGCCTCGCCGCCCCGGCCAGATCCTCACTGTCACGCTCGTCGTACGCCGGCAGGGCAGCTAGCTACTCTGTGCGCGCCGCGACTCCCTTCGCCGACCATCTCCTTCGTCGACGTCCGCAAGCTGTTCGACAGTttgccaaggtacaaaatggactccgccgacgagttcttttttcacaatttcctttgcgactccaccgattcgtcgtccgatgacgaggaggagatattggctaccgtgttggtccatcaccacctcAATAGCCAGCGGCCATTGTTCTGTGGCTCCATTCCGGGCCACCTTCCTGcgttgaatcgcaaccgagagagTGGGCATCtccttctttggaaggactaATTACGCCGTCGTTTCCGTATGAGTAGACATCTTTTCAACCGTATTAGAGAGGGGGTGGTCGGCTACGAtgactatttcgagtgcaaagaAGATGCCGTTGGAAAGATTGGTTtctcctcttatcagaaatgcactgccgccatccgaatgcttgcatacggagtgccCGGTGATCTCATTGATGAGTACGTCCGTAGTAGCGAGTCTACATGCCTAGAGTCCGTGTATAAGTTCTGCAAGACTGTTATTGctgtgtttggccctgagtacttggGAGAGCCGACTCCTGAAGATACATCCCGTTTGTTGACGATGAATGCGAGCAGGGActtcccagggatgcttggcagcatagactgcatgtagtgggagtggaagaactgcccttcTACTTGGCAAGGGCAGTATAAGGGCCATGTCAGGATTTTAACATTTTAGGCCGCTATTTGGGCCGATTTCGGCTTGTTCGGCTATTATTTGGGCCGATTTTGATATTTTGGGCTGTTTTGTGGTTAATATTAACTTATTGGGCTTTATTTTTAtctcacacacatatatataataaaaatacaaaataaaaatGTTAAACGGGCCGTGTCGTGCTGGCCCGCGTGCCCAGCCTCCAGGCCCAGACACGACCCGAGACGTGCCGCGTGACTGACACAACTCGTTTAAATCGTGTCGGGCCCGGCCCGTGTCGTGCCTGGCCTGCGGGCAGTCGGGCCGGCCCGTCAGGCatggcccgtttggccaggtatggcCCAAAGTATGCCTATGGTTTTGTTCGGTTTCAATGAAAATGAGAGAAATTGATATGGATTGACAAAAATTAAATACCATCTAGTACAAATTTCACCCCATTTCCCTTCAATCCAATTCAATCCACTTGGACAGCCGAACAAGGCCTACCAGAGAAATCAGCCGCGGAGGTGCGTGGCTCTTCTAACATACCCCTGAAGTTCGGCTGAAATTACCCACCTTTGCCATCCAATCGATCCACAGGATCAGGCCCGATTCACCCAGCTCGACAGATCTCACGCTCGTTTCCTCCTTCTCTGGCGATTAGGGTACCCCACGCCGCCGCCAGGTGCTTGTCGTCACGGCCGGtgcgccgccggcgccgccggcgCCTCCGCCCCCGCCCCCATCCGCTGCCGTGATCCCCGTCCGCGCGCCGCCGGCCGCTGGCCTCTGACCTCCTCGCGCCGTGGACCTCGCGCCCCTCCTCGCGCCGTGGATCTCGCGCCGCCGGCCGCTCTCCTCcgacctcctcgcgccgccgccggctcTTGTTCTCTCAGGCAGGTGAGCCCCGTGATCCCCGTCGAGCCCTGCCTCCCTTCTCCTCTTTACTGCTGGTCATGCTCTGCTGCTGGTGGTGGACTGGTGGTCATGCCCTCTTATTTGGCAGAAATATGTGCATTAACAAGTGTTTGGCAGAAATATGTGCATTAACAAGTGTTTGGTAATTAGCTTATTTTCTTGAAACCTTTATTCTGCAATATGTGCATTAGCAAGTGTTTGGTAATGCACTGATGTATTGACGAGTGATGAAATATTTGGGTTCAATCGCTAGTTCATTCTGCAAAAAGTTGTGTGCTACATATTGATCCTTATAAAAATATGGtgttgcttatgtcaaaaaaACTGTTGATAATTATTCAATTAGGTCTTATTAATTTTCTAATTCAATATGTAATGTCATAATTATCATTAAACAACGTGCAACCAATCTCTCAGCTCTTAGGGATATTTCAGACATTTATCTCCACAGTCACACCTCATACAGCAAATATGACGATTACTAACTCACTGCGCGCGCAGCGGCAATCCTCTCCGCACGCGCTCCTCTGGATCCACGCCGGCTGGCCCACCAAGGCCCATGTCAGAAATCGTTTTCTCTCCTGCTATACTTTGAAAATGCCATCACTTTACCCCTACGGCCCTACAGTCGGTGCCCACTTTATCCCCTACTCCCCCGTGAAGCTCCTCTTCTCTCCTCCCATTAATCAGATTTGGATCAGGCCACCAGCGCTGCCTCTCCCTTTGCCTCCTCCGTCCACTTCTCAGGTGTGCTCCTCCACCAGTGCGTCCGTCTCCTCTGTCCCTCGTCCTCTGCTTCAAGGAGTGTAGGCGGCTGTGCTTGCTAGAGCGGGTCTTGCCCATGGATTCGTAGATtaagggcctgtttgggactgcttcaATTCACCAAAATTAGCTTCactttatcaaattcattttgaagcagtttcatacagaagctatagcactatcaagagaatgtttggcttctatctagctccagcttcaagaatagataatttggtggaaagaatctatttgattggttgaggggaaagaaatgaaggggtatccacttactagtggcagtggtgggtaatttccccccaactccagcttctagagttttttggagcaccctcttaggagcttcataaaaactttgaagttgtaccccagattctagtttttttgtgGAGCAGCATATCGTggagctaccccgtttggcttgTGTTTTCTGGAGCAGAGTTGAATTTTAAGGagcagagcagtcccaaacaaGCTCTAAATTTGCACATTTTGTTCATTTTATTTTGTGGCTGTGTGTTCCCCCTCAATCTTGATTTTCTCTATTGATTTTGAACCCTCACTCCAATGCGTTTTCATAGATCAATCTTTCACGTGTCGATGATTCTTAAGCTGCAGAAAGCGTGATGCATTTTTTCATGCTTGCTTTTATTCATCCTGTGTAGATTTGATCTACGAGGGATAGAAGAGGAGATTTTTTTTTGTTGCGAGGGGAGATTTATTTTCTTTGATTGGGTGAGGGGAGATGGGCTGAAATATATGGTATTGGGTGACTTTCTTTTCTCTATGGATTAAAAAAAGATCTATGTGCGTCTGTATGTGTGAGATTTATTTGTTCTACTCTTTATGTTATGGTATGTGGACACCTTATGTTATGCAGCACCTGATTATACAATTAGCACATGAAGTTCTTACGACTAAAAGGTCGTGGAATTGAGGATACTGTCTTCTTAATTCTTAATTACTGTGACTGATGTTATAGTTCTAGTGCCACCGTCTTACTGCTCCCTCCTCCTTTGTCATAAGATGTTCAAGTGAACAAAATCTATTACTCAACTAGCTGGCCATTGTTTTATAGTAATACCATTTCATGCCATGCATGTATACTGCAAGAGATGTGAGCTAAGTTTAGCATATCTCTATCTGCTGAGGGTGTCTAAACCTCTTTTTCTTGGTTGTGAGTACTATATTGGTAATATTGTTTCCAGAATTCCTTGTTTATTAGCCTAATTTTGTGTAGATGATATGTGAGCATTAGTCAGATAGTCACAATTATCAGTCTTATAAGGAGTCAAATGATTCATTTTGTAAACAATGTTGTATTGACATGCTGGTAGCAAATTAGTGTGTTGATCTTGTGTGTCAAAATTGTTGGACTTATAACTGTAACATCAAGATTATTTCAAGTTATAACATGTAACTGTAAAATGAAACAGACCCAGCTCCTTATGTTGTACAAATGCACCGATGTTACTTGTTCCAATTAATGATACACTGCTTAGATTTTACTCTGCttcattctttaacttgatgttcTCTAAATGTtaggttcctattactcaaaacaGATAGGAGCTTGAGGTGGTTGACGTAGAAGAGTTGGTTAACACTTTAAAGCTGACATTACGTGATTGGAACTATGCCTCCTCATAAGATAGAGACTGGTCACCAAGATGTGGTGCATGACATCGCAATGGATTACTATGGGAAGCGCCTCGCAACTGCATCCTCTGATAACACAATAAAGATCATTGGCATAAGTGGCACCTCGCAGCAGCAACTTGCTACTTTGAGCGGACACCAGGGCCCAGTTTGGCAAGTCGCTTGGGCTCATCCTAAGTATGGTTCCATGCTTGCATCCTGCAGCTATGATGGGCGGGTTATAATATGGAAAGAAGGGGGTAAACCTGATGAGTGGGCACAGGCTCACACGTTCGTTGAGCACAAGTCCTCTGTAAATTCCATTGCTTGGGCGCCTCATGAACTTGGCCTCTGCTTGGCTTGTGGTTCATCTGATGGGAACATTTCAGTCTTCACAGTTCGTTCTGATGGAGGATGGGAGACGACGCGCATCGATCAGGCTCATCCAGTGGGTGTGACCTCTGTCTCATGGGCTCCGGCGATGGCCCCGGGTGCCCTAATCAGCCCAGGGCCTTCGGGGCAGTTTGAGTATGTTCAGAAACTTGCTTCTGGTGGTTGTGACAACACAGTCAAGGTGTGGAAGCTCACCAACGGGAGTTGGAGGATGGACTGTTTCCCAGCCCTTCAGATGCACAGGGACTGGGTGAGAGATGTCGCCTGGGCTCCAAACCTAGGCCTCCCAAAGTCCACAATCGCCAGCGCCTCCCAGGACGGAACTGTTGTCATCTGGACCGCGCCGAAAGAAGGTGAGCAATGGGAAGGAAGAGTTCTGAACGATTTCAGAACCCCTGTTTGGAGGGTGTCGTGGTCGCTGACAGGAAACATACTGGCGGTctctgatggcaacaacaacgtGACCCTGTGGAAAGAAGCTGTGGATGGCGAATGGCAGCAAGTGACTACCGTCGAGCCATAGATGTTTCGTGTTCTACCGCTAGCTGCATTTGTCTTCATATTATCTGTATGGCTTTGATTACAAGTGGAGGGCCCTGTGATTGTTAGGCTGCTGCTTTGGCAGGACAGAACAGGCAGTGCATGTGACAAGCTTTTTTACTTGATTAAGCAGAAAATTTAGAACTACTTCTATCCCAATTGGACTCGTGTATGGTATTATGGTGTACGGTGCTTTTGGCACAACCATCCTTTTTGCAAAGTTGTTCCGTGGATTGTATTCGCATAGTGTTCTTCTTGTGTGATCTGATCGTTTGCATTGCCGCAAAAGAGGTGGTAAGGCCATCATATTTGAAAGGGGTGAGCAGAATAACTAGTTGCATGTAGCCAAACAGCTGTGCTTTTATATTTGCTTATCCCTGAAGCACAAACGCATGTAACCAAACATCACCATATAGAACTTGATGAAATGAAGGCAACCAATTAACATCTGCTGACACGTCAGCACATTGCCACACAACCCCAGCTCCCGGCAGCCAAAGCCATCCTTCACCTCTGCCATAAAAGTCTATTTTGCACAGCTAAGCATTATACTCCgtctgttcctaaatacttgttgaGGAGAACTAGATTAGTTCTTtccaacaacaaatattatggtacagagggagtaggtTACATCAGACTTGCCATAATGGTAATCCGACGCTAGTGACTATCCCATAGAGTACGCACAGATCGTAATAGTGAACTCATTCATCATACCACTAACAGATAAACAATAAAATCGGCCAGAAGTGCAAAAAATTAGCACGAAACAGTTATATTTCCAGCACAAATCCAGAAGAGAAATATAAATAGCAGTTACAACAAAATATGATGCAACGTAACAGCCGAATTAAACACTTATTCAACTCATCCCGATCTTAAGAGCCGATGAGACAACAAGATGCGTTTATGCAAAGACATGAGAATGTTGGTACAAGGACAAATGGAGACGACCTCCACAACATGGCGATGGTCGGCCTCACAGAGAAACATTGTGGCAATCTTATAGCCGTCCTGAAACACGTTGTCCTCTGGAAGGTACAACGCTTGGTCTGTTGGATCGAGTAGCACCACTGTTGGGTCAACCTCCATGGATTCGAGCGCGGGGGAGTTGGCGAGGACATATAATATAGTGCCAGCTCCAGCTGGTCTTTGTGACCGAAGAATCCAGTGATGCAAACTGCCTTGAGGTGGGCCATGGGGGTGCGGGTGCGGGGTCTCTGGGCCGTATGGTTTGTGGCCATACCTCACGAACATCTGCAACAAAAATGCATGATTAGGGTGAGGATACAAAAGGCTGGTACATCTGCAACAAAATGAGAAGATTGCGTTCTTTTGTGAGGTGTGTGGCATAATGGGGCACATACTCGAAGAGTGTGGCAATGGCATCCATGGCCTTGACGAGGTTGAGTACGGGAAGTGGATGGTAGCTACCGGAAGAAGCCTCCCATCGAATCAGTTTAGCCAGAACAACTACTCCAACCCTCCAGGCAACAGAGGTGCacgccgtgggagaggag
Coding sequences within:
- the LOC123443134 gene encoding protein transport protein SEC13 homolog B-like, coding for MPPHKIETGHQDVVHDIAMDYYGKRLATASSDNTIKIIGISGTSQQQLATLSGHQGPVWQVAWAHPKYGSMLASCSYDGRVIIWKEGGKPDEWAQAHTFVEHKSSVNSIAWAPHELGLCLACGSSDGNISVFTVRSDGGWETTRIDQAHPVGVTSVSWAPAMAPGALISPGPSGQFEYVQKLASGGCDNTVKVWKLTNGSWRMDCFPALQMHRDWVRDVAWAPNLGLPKSTIASASQDGTVVIWTAPKEGEQWEGRVLNDFRTPVWRVSWSLTGNILAVSDGNNNVTLWKEAVDGEWQQVTTVEP